A genomic stretch from Candidatus Effluviviaceae Genus V sp. includes:
- a CDS encoding DUF4900 domain-containing protein, with product MSRQQAAGAATERYPTGMERPERGAALVTVVVIIAAVILVGAALFILGTGESDVVEYGVDGSRAFYLAEAGVDRARSWLEQKAQQDPPQFPASASVSDQPLGGGDYDVTLTKVAGNPWVADYNVVSTGTIDGVTRQVSVVLRHETFAQYMYFANEMQDIWFISGDSLDGRVHANGHIRLSGSPWFGMKVTSSEESFIVWGDSEPVFEGGYELGVPEIPLPMSPELVGELSGEAASGGVHAGGLSGNSAYYEVVLGRGGNPGYLSYRAYERQGWWGYQWSDWVDVSIASMNGIAWFDEPVALNGVLDGELTIGSSEDIYITDDLTYDGATPGQGPGADCDDILGIVSAGDVVVANTAANRDDVEIHAHMMALDESFTVEDYGSGSPRGKLTIYGGFAQKRQGAIGMFQHGYGIIHGYQKDYHYDPRLVTLSPPGYPRTGKYNVLDWREVYPPVT from the coding sequence ATGAGCAGGCAGCAGGCCGCGGGCGCGGCCACCGAGCGGTATCCGACCGGGATGGAGCGCCCCGAACGCGGTGCAGCGCTGGTGACGGTCGTAGTGATCATCGCGGCAGTGATCCTCGTCGGCGCGGCGCTCTTCATCCTCGGGACGGGCGAGAGCGACGTCGTCGAGTACGGGGTCGACGGCTCGCGCGCGTTCTACCTTGCCGAGGCAGGCGTCGACCGCGCCAGAAGCTGGCTTGAACAGAAGGCGCAGCAGGACCCGCCTCAGTTCCCCGCCAGTGCATCGGTCTCAGACCAGCCTCTCGGCGGCGGCGACTACGACGTGACGCTGACGAAGGTCGCCGGGAATCCGTGGGTTGCCGACTACAACGTCGTCTCCACGGGCACGATCGATGGCGTGACGCGTCAGGTCAGCGTCGTGCTCCGTCACGAGACGTTCGCCCAGTACATGTACTTCGCCAACGAGATGCAGGACATCTGGTTCATTTCGGGGGACAGCCTTGATGGGCGCGTTCACGCGAACGGGCACATCCGGTTGTCCGGTTCGCCGTGGTTCGGCATGAAGGTCACCTCAAGCGAGGAGAGCTTCATCGTGTGGGGCGACAGCGAACCGGTCTTCGAAGGCGGGTACGAGCTGGGCGTTCCAGAGATCCCGCTGCCGATGTCTCCTGAACTTGTGGGAGAGCTCTCGGGAGAAGCGGCGAGCGGAGGCGTCCACGCCGGCGGCCTCTCCGGGAACAGCGCCTACTACGAGGTCGTGCTCGGCAGAGGCGGGAACCCGGGGTATCTGAGCTACCGCGCCTACGAACGTCAGGGATGGTGGGGCTATCAGTGGTCGGACTGGGTAGACGTGTCGATCGCAAGCATGAACGGCATCGCGTGGTTCGACGAGCCGGTCGCCCTGAACGGAGTGCTCGACGGCGAGCTGACCATTGGAAGCTCGGAGGACATCTACATCACCGACGACCTCACGTACGACGGCGCAACGCCGGGGCAGGGTCCCGGCGCAGACTGCGACGACATCCTGGGCATCGTATCGGCGGGCGACGTGGTCGTCGCCAACACGGCCGCCAACAGGGACGATGTCGAGATCCACGCGCACATGATGGCGCTCGATGAGTCGTTCACAGTGGAGGACTACGGCTCAGGGTCTCCGCGAGGGAAACTCACGATCTACGGAGGATTCGCCCAGAAGCGCCAGGGAGCGATCGGTATGTTCCAGCACGGCTACGGGATCATCCACGGCTATCA
- a CDS encoding 2,3-bisphosphoglycerate-independent phosphoglycerate mutase encodes MKASDPRVAEGLIDTSGGKMILLVADGLGGLPHPDSGLTELETAKTPNLDALAGESVCGLHTPIAPGITPGSGPAHMALFGYDPVEYEIGRGVLEALGIDFELKPGDVAIRINFATIDDDGLVTDRRAGRISTEKCTELAERLDGIRVPGVEIMVRPVKEHRGVVVLRGEGLVGGLEDTDPQETGVAPKCVKAETEEQKHTAEVLRAFVSAAAEMLKNEPKANMILMRGIASRDPIPTLTERFGIQAAAIAGYPMYRGVAGLVGMDVLPPAETPEDLVAACRKAYADYDFLFLHFKKTDSTGEDGDFDRKVEASEKLDSILPGVLETDPDVLVVTGDHSTPSALASHSWHPVPVLLRADSARVDAVDAFGESHCLRGGLGMVRAVDLMPLMLAHAGRLDKFGA; translated from the coding sequence ATGAAGGCCAGCGATCCGAGAGTTGCCGAGGGACTCATCGACACCTCGGGCGGGAAGATGATCCTGCTCGTCGCCGACGGGCTGGGGGGACTTCCTCACCCGGACTCAGGGCTCACGGAGCTCGAGACCGCGAAGACGCCCAATCTGGACGCGCTGGCCGGAGAGAGCGTGTGCGGGCTCCATACGCCGATCGCACCGGGCATCACGCCCGGTAGCGGCCCGGCCCACATGGCCCTCTTCGGCTATGACCCGGTTGAGTACGAGATCGGTCGCGGCGTGCTCGAGGCTCTCGGCATCGACTTCGAACTCAAGCCCGGCGACGTCGCGATCCGCATCAACTTCGCGACGATCGACGACGACGGTCTCGTGACCGACAGGCGGGCCGGACGGATCTCGACCGAGAAGTGTACCGAGCTCGCGGAGCGCCTCGACGGCATCCGTGTTCCCGGTGTCGAGATCATGGTACGTCCCGTCAAGGAGCACCGGGGGGTCGTTGTGTTGAGGGGCGAGGGGCTGGTCGGAGGTCTCGAGGACACCGACCCGCAGGAGACGGGCGTCGCGCCGAAGTGCGTCAAGGCGGAGACCGAGGAGCAGAAGCACACCGCGGAGGTCCTCAGGGCCTTCGTCAGCGCGGCCGCCGAGATGCTCAAGAACGAGCCGAAGGCAAACATGATCCTCATGCGGGGTATCGCGAGCCGCGACCCGATCCCGACGCTGACCGAGCGGTTCGGTATCCAGGCGGCCGCGATCGCCGGGTACCCGATGTACCGGGGCGTCGCGGGGCTCGTCGGCATGGATGTCCTGCCGCCCGCCGAGACGCCCGAGGACCTGGTGGCCGCGTGTCGGAAGGCGTACGCCGACTATGACTTCCTCTTCCTGCACTTCAAGAAGACCGACTCGACCGGGGAGGACGGAGACTTCGACAGGAAGGTCGAGGCGTCCGAGAAGCTCGACTCGATCCTGCCGGGCGTGCTTGAGACCGACCCGGACGTTCTGGTCGTGACCGGCGACCACTCCACACCATCCGCGCTGGCCTCACACAGCTGGCACCCCGTGCCGGTGCTGCTTCGCGCGGACAGCGCGCGCGTCGACGCGGTCGACGCCTTCGGCGAATCGCACTGTCTCCGCGGCGGGCTGGGCATGGTCCGGGCGGTCGACCTGATGCCGCTCATGCTGGCCCACGCGGGGCGCCTGGACAAGTTCGGCGCCTGA
- the lnt gene encoding apolipoprotein N-acyltransferase yields MRQPRSIGPADGASPPLSRGRETFLLVLGGGVLALAFPPVDLWPLAFVGLLPLFFVLKRTRVTGFWSAFRPGLVAGAAFFTVLVYWIVFLGSDVGDDRVLMASALLLLVLLESFYWGLFSAGAVLVDRRTSLPDWLVLPLMWVGAEQLRSLFELGFPWGVLGYTGVSIPAAVQFASFTGVFGVSLWMAVVNAVVLGLVLGRRRPPRVVALVLLLSVPLVHGTLTLSNASWERTVRVAVVQPNIGARLKWDPEFKELSFGTLETLTLAAAEEDPDLIIWPETATPSYLLRDANDLSRVAAAARSAGVPILTGFPDLVFDAERGEYRSYNAALLMDADGTVRGKYDKIHLVPFGEAIPFEELFPFLEDVDFGEADFRRGDERLVFETEDVRFSVLICFEAIFPRLVRGFTDDGAELLVNITNDVWYGRTSMPFQHAQMAVMRSIENRRSLARSANSGVSLFADPYGRVISKTPIFERAVLVEDVPVATGRTFYARHGGLVAWLMVGAAVLLLALAVFARRRPATRP; encoded by the coding sequence TTGAGGCAGCCTCGCTCGATCGGGCCTGCGGACGGAGCGAGCCCGCCCCTCTCGAGGGGGCGCGAGACGTTCCTCCTCGTGCTCGGAGGGGGCGTGCTGGCGCTGGCCTTTCCTCCGGTCGACCTCTGGCCGCTGGCTTTCGTCGGCCTCCTGCCGCTCTTCTTCGTGCTGAAGAGGACCCGCGTCACCGGGTTCTGGAGCGCCTTCCGGCCGGGCCTGGTGGCCGGCGCGGCCTTCTTCACGGTGCTGGTCTACTGGATCGTCTTCCTCGGCTCGGACGTCGGAGACGACCGGGTCCTCATGGCGTCCGCGCTGCTGCTGCTCGTGTTGCTCGAGTCGTTCTACTGGGGCCTCTTCTCGGCCGGCGCCGTCCTCGTGGACCGGAGGACGTCGTTGCCCGACTGGCTGGTTCTGCCCCTCATGTGGGTCGGGGCCGAGCAGCTTCGCTCCCTTTTCGAACTCGGGTTCCCCTGGGGGGTTCTGGGGTACACGGGCGTCAGCATCCCGGCCGCCGTCCAGTTCGCCTCCTTCACCGGCGTCTTCGGGGTCTCGCTCTGGATGGCCGTCGTCAACGCGGTCGTCCTGGGGCTCGTCCTCGGTCGTCGCCGGCCCCCGCGCGTCGTCGCGCTCGTGCTGCTGCTGTCGGTTCCCCTCGTGCACGGCACGCTCACGCTGTCGAACGCGTCCTGGGAGCGCACGGTTCGGGTCGCCGTCGTCCAGCCGAACATCGGCGCGCGGCTCAAGTGGGACCCAGAGTTCAAGGAGCTGAGCTTCGGGACGCTGGAGACGCTGACGCTCGCTGCCGCGGAGGAGGATCCCGACCTCATCATCTGGCCGGAGACCGCGACGCCCAGCTACCTCCTGCGGGATGCGAATGACCTCTCGCGCGTGGCGGCGGCCGCGCGCTCGGCCGGGGTACCTATCCTGACGGGCTTCCCCGACCTCGTTTTCGATGCCGAGAGGGGAGAGTACCGCTCCTACAACGCGGCGCTTCTCATGGACGCGGACGGGACCGTTCGAGGCAAGTACGACAAGATCCACCTCGTGCCCTTCGGTGAGGCGATCCCGTTCGAGGAGCTCTTCCCGTTCCTCGAGGACGTCGACTTCGGAGAGGCCGATTTCCGCCGGGGCGATGAGCGTCTCGTCTTCGAGACGGAGGACGTCCGCTTCTCCGTCCTGATCTGCTTCGAGGCCATCTTCCCCCGCCTCGTGCGGGGGTTCACGGACGACGGGGCGGAGCTCCTGGTCAACATCACGAACGACGTCTGGTACGGCCGCACGTCCATGCCCTTCCAGCACGCCCAGATGGCCGTCATGCGCTCCATCGAGAACCGCAGGAGCCTGGCGCGGAGCGCGAACAGCGGCGTCTCGCTGTTCGCCGATCCGTACGGCCGCGTCATCTCGAAGACCCCCATCTTCGAGCGCGCCGTGCTCGTGGAGGACGTACCGGTCGCGACCGGGCGTACCTTCTACGCCCGCCATGGAGGTCTCGTCGCCTGGCTGATGGTCGGCGCGGCGGTCCTGCTTCTGGCTCTCGCCGTCTTCGCGCGTCGCCGCCCGGCGACGCGTCCGTAG